A portion of the Cryptomeria japonica chromosome 5, Sugi_1.0, whole genome shotgun sequence genome contains these proteins:
- the LOC131043415 gene encoding probable disease resistance protein At1g61300 has protein sequence MLWLTISQNPSFNTLRNDLVKQIALKANEILGGRDEDRLKTWLKESLRKHKFALFLDDVWETSATSLLEELCVPHPPLHNSNIIIATSRSKSVLSELGVPPPSIIQMQDLTEDDSWKLFSSHAFPHSDGVLPMSIDQEIARRICKECRGLPLAIKVVGQAMAGVAQSNEWEFALQRLQNDVTHSLSSKLRLSYDALADVDGYGISLQLCFLCLAAFSEAEVILAGTAIKYWIGEGLVPGPDPVQIGEIYLILLADRCLIEPIHKDHDGKVINFRVHDVLHHFLAHQIAEKEEKCFFQAHRDLGEFPADDLKGHIRISLMDNCLSKVPKAFGAPYIRSLLLAGNTSLTKIPKEVIGSMTALRVLDLSRTALQSLPKNVGSLKHLVCLRLCSVPVKKLPYSVGTLRNLQVLDLYQSDITQLPSSISKLTSLKILDVGSCKHLQCMPYGISNLRSLKYLNTGGCRNVAWKKCRRGQLSINDLGTLNQLKWLVLTNNGEIVLEGMLGTMKQMESLFLDLTDTEKLPHDMSAMSKLRTLWLACPHLIQIEDSFCGFKNMGYIRLFNCGKLKQLPSLQKLENLKHLQIVKCPNIKKFPEEFGKGGGFPKLEVFSVVEVEKLEQLPMVDEGALPSLKILTIMKCEELQSLPQCYWNLKSVEKIRVYGCSKVLHIMAKEEKFIKTKSKVKTITLSSIETKSLLKRYYDILRRGEHFYYGEFWCSEMFQFLDNLADRLYRVGFSP, from the coding sequence ATGCTTTGGCTTACTATTTCACAAAATCCATCTTTCAATACCCTAAGAAATGATCTTGTGAAACAAATAGCTCTTAAAGCAAATGAAATATTGGGCGGTAGAGATGAAGACCGTCTGAAAACTTGGCTGAAGGAAAGCCTGAGAAAACACAAGTTTGCACTGTTTTTAGACGATGTTTGGGAAACAAGTGCAACATCCTTGTTAGAGGAGCTGTGCGTTCCTCACCCTCCACTCCACAACTCGAACATCATCATTGCCACTTCCAGAAGTAAGAGTGTGCTCTCAGAGTTGGGTGTTCCACCTCCATCAATCATCCAAATGCAAGACTTGACTGAGGATGACAGCTGGAAATTGTTTTCTTCCCATGCTTTTCCACACAGTGATGGAGTTTTGCCCATGAGCATTGACCAGGAAATAGCGAGGCGCATTTGCAAGGAGTGCAGAGGGCTTCCATTAGCAATCAAAGTAGTTGGACAGGCAATGGCAGGTGTTGCTCAGTCAAATGAATGGGAATTTGCACTCCAGAGATTGCAGAATGATGTTACGCACTCGCTTTCAAGCAAATTGAGATTAAGCTACGATGCGTTGGCCGACGTGGACGGCTATGGCATTTCCTTGCAGTTGTGCTTCCTCTGCCTCGCTGCTTTCTCAGAAGCCGAAGTCATCCTGGCTGGAACAGCTATCAAGTACTGGATTGGAGAAGGGTTGGTACCCGGGCCGGATCCTGTCCAAATTGGAGAGATATACCTCATTTTGTTAGCAGACCGATGCCTTATTGAGCCAATCCATAAGGATCACGACGGAAAGGTTATCAATTTCAGGGTTCATGATGTATTGCACCACTTTTTAGCACACCAAATTGCTGAAAAGGAAGAAAAATGCTTCTTTCAGGCACACAGAGATCTAGGAGAGTTTCCTGCTGATGACTTAAAGGGGCACATCAGAATTTCATTAATGGACAACTGTTTGTCTAAGGTTCCAAAGGCATTCGGAGCTCCCTATATCCGCTCCTTGCTACTGGCTGGTAATACTTCTTTGACAAAAATTCCTAAAGAAGTGATTGGGAGTATGACTGCTCTCAGGGTATTGGATTTGTCACGGACTGCTCTCCAGTCGTTGCCAAAAAATGTGGGAAGTTTGAAGCATTTAGTTTGTCTCAGATTATGCTCTGTTCCAGTAAAGAAACTGCCCTACTCTGTCGGAACCCTTAGAAACCTTCAAGTATTGGATCTTTATCAATCTGATATTACACAACTTCCATCCAGCATTTCTAAGTTGACTTCCCTAAAAATTTTGGACGTTGGTTCATGTAAACATTTGCAGTGCATGCCTTATGGGATCTCAAACCTTAGGTCTCTGAAGTATCTGAATACAGGCGGTTGTCGAAATGTAGCATGGAAGAAGTGCAGAAGAGGTCAGCTTTCTATTAATGATTTGGGTACCCTAAACCAGCTCAAATGGTTGGTGCTTACAAATAATGGTGAAATAGTTCTAGAAGGAATGCTCGGAACCATGAAGCAGATGGAATCTCTATTTTTAGATCTCACAGATACAGAGAAGCTCCCCCATGATATGAGTGCCATGTCTAAATTGAGGACACTCTGGCTAGCATGTCCTCACTTAATTCAAATAGAGGATTCATTTTGTGGGTTTAAAAATATGGGCTACATTAGATTGTTCAACTGTGGCAAGTTGAAACAACTACCTTCGTTGCAGAAGCTTGAGAATCTGAAGCATTTACAGATTGTTAAGTGCCCCAACATAAAGAAGTTCCCAGAAGAATTCGGAAAAGGGGGAGGATTTCCTAAGCTTGAGGTATTTTCAGTGGTGGAGGTGGAGAAATTAGAGCAGCTGCCAATGGTAGACGAGGGAGCACTGCCTTCACTTAAAATATTGACAATAATGAAGTGTGAGGAATTGCAGAGTTTACCACAGTGTTATTGGAATTTGAAGAGTGTAGAGAAGATAAGAGTGTATGGTTGCTCAAAGGTTCTTCATATCATGGCAAAGGAAGAAAAATTTATCAAGACAAAGAGCAAAGTGAAAACAATAACATTATCAAGCATAGAAACTAAGTCATTGTTAAAGCGCTACTATGATATCCTTCGTCGGGGCGAACACTTTTATTATGGTGAATTTTGGTGTAGCGAGATGTTTCAATTTTTGGATAATTTAGCTGACAGGCTGTATCGTGTGGGGTTTTCACCCTAA